From the Parambassis ranga unplaced genomic scaffold, fParRan2.1 scaffold_215_arrow_ctg1, whole genome shotgun sequence genome, the window AGGAAGCCCTCACTGGGTGGTTCTCTCATTCATCCTGCTCTTTAGAATCTGTGCCTTGGACAATAAATTACACCCGGCTCCAGTGACTACTTGGTCGTGTCTACAGTGGTGCAAAAGTCTACAGTGACTGTAGACAGTTGCGCCTTTTGATTGGTCGCCTCTGACTGTAGACTCCCAATCAGATCGCGGGATCTGACTGTAGACTACCAATCGCGTGAAGCCGCCGCCCAAATTCAAATGTGTAAAGCAAACATGGCGGAGCCCGTTATACGAACCGTGGACCCGAATGCGCCGGTTTCTCGCCAACAAGCCGTGCTCGTGGCGACCAAAGAGGCCCGCAATTACCGGGAAAGAAGGCTCATATTCCCCAGCCCCTCGCCGGAGCTGCTGAACCCCGTCACCGCCGTTCCACACGCGGAAATGCTACTACGAGCGGAGGGTATCCGAGCCCCGTCCCGTAAGCAGTCCCTGGGAAAGCTGGTGGTTCCGTTCGGGCAATATCACAATGCTGGCTTCTCGAAAACGACGTGGGCTACGTGAAGTTGTACGTATTGAAATCgacttttatattttataacgCTCTGTTTATTTGTAGTCGGTGGCGTTTACGGCACATAACGATACCGCACTGTAAAAATACTACAACGAAACCTGCATTAAGACGTAAAATAGTAGTTCATCGTAAACTATGGTCACGACAATATAAATAGTAACTATTTTGCTGaataaaacgtgtgtgtgtgtgttttattgaacGTGTTATCTGTGTATGCATACACAGAGGCTGTATGAGGATGAAAGAGCTGTTAATTTCTCTGTCCAGCCTGTCATTAGGCTCTTTTTAAGCCTTGCTGTGTATTTTTGACCAGTATACTTACTGTAAAATCACACTCATGCTTACTATGTCTGTACTAAGTTCATGTTTTATGATTTCAGCCTACTGGATAGACACAGAGGTGCCAAGGGACTGCACCTCTGATCCATCGTCTCAACACCCGCTGCCAGTACCTGTTTGGGGAAACAGTGGAGGAAAACTTTCAGATCCCTACTGATGTGCCATCAGATGAACTACTTGGGTTGGAGTATTTATTCAGACAGAGCACTGGGGAATCCTTCTCTCTTCAGGACATTGTGGATGATGGTCCTGGTCCAGATGAAGAGGTGGTTCAACCTGGGCAGCCTGATCCAGAGGAGGGTGATGAAGCCTACCACAGCGACACAGAGGCGTGTGGCGAGGGGTTGGATGCCGTTCTGCCCCATATCACGCTCACAAGggatgaaacatcaactgctcaCCCCCCGGCTGTTGTGAGTAGCTTGTGTGTGCCGCTGCTATGAAATACAATCAAATGgatgaaaacaacacagtggtttagaattaaaaaaaaaaaaacactttatctTACTggatttgtttattatttcctGCCAGGAGGATGCCTGCAGTCTCAACCCTCTTCCTGGCTTCAAAAAGCTGGAGATGTTTTGCTCTGCACTGGTGGAGATCGGCCTGTCGGATGATCACCTGTCGCTCACGGCCGAGCAGAGGGACGAGCTGCTCCAGTTGTGGAAGCTGTGGAGGAGCATGATAAGCAGCCTCACAAGTTCAACCAGctgtacaggacacacacattgtaCTGCCGCACCAGGAGAGACGACCTGGTTGAGGCTGCTGTGGTACAGAGAGTCAAGATGGCCATGCGCTATGCCCCAGCACAGCATAACATTCAACACAACAGGCTAATGTATACACTGGTGAAGCTGTTGTGGTTGAGGTCACATGGTTCTCTCGCAAGCCCAGTAAAGAATGAAATCTTAAAGGCTTACGAGAGGATCCAGCACCGGGTTTTGTTGGAGGATGCAGTGTTGAGCAAAGCTGGTATTCCCCTAGCCAAGATTAACATCAAGACTGTACGGGATTTTATCAGACGCCAGGAGAGGCTGCTCAACCTGCATTCTACCCAACAGCCCCAGACCATCACAAAGACTACGTCCATCTCCTCTGTACAGCTCCCTCCTGCACCACACCAGCCAGCGGTCCTCCCACCACCAGACTACCCTCTAAAGGAGAACGAATATACACCTAGTCTGGCAGGGACAAAGGTGTTGAAAGGACGAGCAGACATTTTTACACCTGTCAGCCACCCTGAACCACCACTGCAACTGGTGCCAGCCCCCCGCAAAAAAGTGCCTGTGACATCCACCATCACCAGACCTTCCTCTGTTTCTGCCTCTGACAATGCTGGGCCCCCAGTGCAGCTCTCAAAGCCAGCCAGCCAAAAGgatcctccacctgctcccaAAACAGCTTCAGCTGAAGGAGCTGGGCAAGAGCTGGGCAAGGGCGACTCAGTACAAGTGGAAGCTGAAGGAAGACCCCTCAGACATGGGAGCAAAAGTATCACGGATACAAAGTCTCCCTGTCTGTAAAATGTGCAACCAGCCCACCCAGGggcataaaaaatacaaaaaaaaatgtttctgccCAATAAAAATGATGTCACCTTCTAAAGGTTTTGAAAAACAAGTGTATGACAGTTATGAACAATTTATGGTTGCTGTAGACACAATGGGGAAGctgtaaatacataaatacttAACCATGTGCTTGCCAAGGCAGCCATCCAGAGCTGCCACTCGCACTAATTCCtgatcctgtctgtctgcatcacctaaaacaagaaaaaaagatgtttagCATATACACAGAGCTGGAGGTTAATAGAAtggaatatatgtatgtatcgTGGTTTCTAATGattgttatgtgtgtgtatatatatatatatatatatatatatatatatatatatatatatatatatatatatatatatatatatatatatatatatatataatatgtatataatgtaataatataatagaAATGTATGTATCATGGTTTCTAATGATTGTTCAAATTTGACCTCATTTACAATGTCTCCACTGTGGTGTGAgtaatgtgtatgtttgtgtttttgtttgcccAGCTACACAATTATTCATTAAATCAGATAATGTTACAGTAATGCTGTGTTCTTGCTGTCATTTCTAAGACAACTGAGGCCTATTTGTTTATGAAGCAAACAGGAAGACTTCCAGGAATTTTGTTTTCAAGGAAAGATAGACCAGAGAAGCAGGCTCTGAGTTCGATTCCCGACAGGAACATGTATAATGCAGAACAAATTATCTTTAGACTTTATATTCTTTTTAACAACTACATACCAGAAGTAAGTATTGTTTGACACCACATGGTGTCAAACAATCACTGTTTATGACTACAATTAACTTCTGCACTTCCGCTGTCAAAGGGTACTTCCGCTGTCTCTCGACTGTAGAATTCTAACCAATCAGGCGCCAAGGGAAAAGCACTCCCATACAGTCCATCCCCGACGCTGCTGCATCTTTGTTTGCAGCGAGACATGGCTACCACAATGAACAACACAGCTCTGCTTACATCAATTCAGGGAGAATTACTTTTCATCACTGCTGGTTGAATAGTGATTTCCATGTTGCTGCTTATTATAATGACATAAAAATGACTAAGCTaattagtgggccaatgccctagggcagagcctattgtaaagccgcaggctttacaataggctctgccctagggcattgttccactattactattgtaaatacttattagtgggccaatgccctagggcagagcctattgtaaagccgcaggctttacaataggctctgccctagggcattgttccactattactattgtaaatacttattagtggaacaatgccctagggcagagcctattgtaaagcctgcggctttacaataggctctgccctagggcattgttccactattactattgctcatacttattcttctttattctttttcttCCGGACAAaatttcggcgcgtaactagtcccacagcttttgcgccagcgacctgaaactttcacagaacgtccggccatatcgggaatggtgtgctatgacttttctttccgttccgacgtacggttttcgcgttattcgcgaaaaaccagtgggcgaacgacatagacggtgaatggggagagcgagaaaaaaaggcaaaaaaccccaaaaccggggtctctttgagtccacatagcgccggcatactgtcacctacagacatgattttcggtttagaggaatcagcacaagtagacctacatcttttctatatacatgtgtgcttgaattttgcttagtttaggagatttggcagtttacgttttgacgtgggtttggaacatttttctctctctccgctagagtgggatgatgtcacgcactctaactttccctgttttttccaaaacagaaaaaaaaggtaaactacttcaatttgtggccacactgtgtgctccacatacataaatatgctatcaaaacgtagggatttttgtcccggacaagctggtgcgcccctttttgtcatgtgacccacggtttttggtcaggtgaccctcaagcgaagggagcgccactccctcctcccatccgctcccatgttaaacttggccaagatttcagatgaaaatcctgatgggcaaggcatttctaacctgccagaaaaatcacatacgtcgatcaaaacacatgaatttgaaaatggcattagtagacaagtgcctggcgctcacggtgaaagaatttttcctctgtgacttttcgttgtccagtaa encodes:
- the LOC114429697 gene encoding uncharacterized protein LOC114429697, giving the protein MAMRYAPAQHNIQHNRLMYTLVKLLWLRSHGSLASPVKNEILKAYERIQHRVLLEDAVLSKAGIPLAKINIKTVRDFIRRQERLLNLHSTQQPQTITKTTSISSVQLPPAPHQPAVLPPPDYPLKENEYTPSLAGTKVLKGRADIFTPVSHPEPPLQLVPAPRKKVPVTSTITRPSSVSASDNAGPPVQLSKPASQKDPPPAPKTASAEGAGQELGKGDSVQVEAEGRPLRHGSKSITDTKSPCL